The following proteins are co-located in the Pseudomonas sp. DY-1 genome:
- a CDS encoding Na/Pi cotransporter family protein has protein sequence MKHNSRIILLALATVGLALSFWFSSGWLELCAGLALFLFGMQCLEEGLRQLAGSKLEQLLASSTATSFKGLMFGICGTLLLQSSTLVSLLTIAFISAGLIQLAGGIAILFGANLGATSGIWLLALAGQNLSLSPLALPLLVFGVLGGFLGEKSKAAGRIVLGIAFIFLGIDQIKDGFASFGDGLDLTVFQADGVMGSLLFALVGLLVTVVLQSSHATLMLTLAALAGGQLELAQAFAIAIGSNVGSSVTTAFVGSLGGNRSGQRLALAHVLFNVVTCTLAFILLGPLSLMVDRIAGITGLGDNELIQLAMFHSLINAMGVLLFWPLQERLAYWLVRWLPEREEPQVLITELAVGPEELLRTRARYLNERALDSVDAAASAVVRELRHLGRLSMEVICHALYLPVDQLAKAQGDERLLQARPERHHLDAEALYQRHIKGVYGDLLSFMGRLDLPLDEAHQQFWVSCQLAALQLVDAVKDAKHLQKNLGRYLDQEPAPLRDAYVDLRRHLLAMLHELRELGRSDLPEEAWNERLGWLDEQAATFDGSFRTRLFNSVRKGELDGLMTSSLMNDLGYASRIFQSLRNVLMLGEGQLLFRELRRLEQDEESLIVLDGDRP, from the coding sequence GTGAAGCACAACTCGCGCATCATCCTGCTTGCCCTGGCTACTGTCGGGCTGGCATTGAGTTTCTGGTTCAGTTCCGGCTGGCTGGAGCTCTGCGCCGGCCTTGCGCTGTTCCTGTTCGGGATGCAGTGCCTGGAAGAGGGGCTGCGCCAGCTGGCCGGCAGCAAGCTCGAGCAACTACTGGCCAGCAGCACCGCCACCTCCTTCAAGGGGCTGATGTTCGGCATCTGCGGCACCTTGCTGTTGCAGTCCAGCACGCTGGTATCGCTGCTCACCATCGCCTTCATCAGTGCCGGGCTGATCCAGCTCGCCGGCGGTATCGCCATCCTCTTCGGTGCCAACTTGGGGGCTACCAGTGGTATCTGGCTGCTGGCCTTGGCGGGGCAGAACCTCAGCCTGAGCCCGCTGGCGTTGCCGCTGCTGGTCTTCGGCGTGCTCGGTGGTTTCCTCGGCGAGAAGAGCAAGGCGGCCGGGCGCATCGTCCTCGGAATTGCCTTCATCTTCCTCGGCATCGACCAGATCAAGGACGGCTTCGCCAGCTTCGGCGACGGCCTCGACCTCACCGTCTTCCAGGCCGACGGGGTGATGGGAAGCTTGCTGTTCGCCCTGGTGGGGCTGCTGGTTACCGTGGTGCTGCAATCCAGTCATGCCACGCTGATGCTGACGCTGGCGGCCCTGGCCGGCGGTCAGCTGGAGCTGGCCCAGGCTTTCGCCATTGCCATCGGCTCCAACGTCGGCAGCAGCGTCACCACCGCCTTCGTCGGCTCCCTTGGCGGAAACCGCAGTGGACAACGGCTGGCGTTGGCCCACGTGTTGTTCAACGTAGTTACCTGCACCCTGGCTTTCATCCTGCTGGGGCCGTTGAGCTTGATGGTCGATCGGATCGCCGGCATCACCGGGCTGGGCGACAACGAGCTGATCCAGCTGGCCATGTTCCACAGCCTTATCAACGCCATGGGTGTGCTGCTGTTCTGGCCGCTGCAAGAACGCCTCGCTTACTGGCTGGTGCGCTGGTTGCCGGAACGCGAAGAGCCCCAGGTGCTGATCACCGAGCTGGCTGTAGGGCCGGAGGAACTGCTGCGTACCCGCGCGCGCTACCTCAACGAGCGCGCCCTGGATTCGGTGGATGCCGCTGCCAGCGCCGTGGTGCGCGAACTGCGCCACCTCGGTCGCTTGAGCATGGAAGTGATCTGCCACGCGCTTTACCTGCCGGTGGACCAACTGGCAAAGGCGCAAGGCGATGAGCGCCTGCTGCAGGCTCGGCCGGAGCGCCATCATCTGGACGCCGAAGCGCTCTACCAGCGGCATATCAAAGGTGTGTATGGCGACCTGCTGAGCTTCATGGGGCGGCTCGATCTGCCTCTGGATGAGGCACACCAACAGTTCTGGGTCAGTTGCCAGCTGGCCGCGCTGCAACTGGTGGATGCGGTGAAGGATGCCAAGCACCTGCAGAAGAACCTCGGGCGTTACCTGGACCAGGAGCCTGCTCCCCTTCGTGATGCCTATGTGGACCTGCGCCGCCACTTGCTGGCGATGCTCCATGAGCTGCGCGAGCTGGGCCGCTCCGACCTGCCGGAAGAGGCATGGAACGAGCGTCTGGGTTGGCTGGACGAGCAGGCCGCGACCTTCGATGGCAGCTTCCGTACCCGGCTGTTCAATTCAGTGCGCAAAGGTGAACTGGATGGCCTGATGACCAGTTCCCTAATGAACGACCTGGGATATGCGAGCCGGATTTTCCAGAGCCTGCGAAATGTGCTGATGCTGGGTGAAGGGCAGTTGCTGTTCCGCGAGCTGCGACGGCTGGAACAGGATGAAGAGTCACTGATCGTGCTGGACGGCGATCGTCCATAA
- a CDS encoding multidrug transporter, with protein MNLLRTTAAVLALTTGLLALPAHAEVVQENTSGDPMYTVNAPTGYSMAGDIIIARPLLIGATVIGAGLFIISLPFSALGGNVGEAANALVVEPGREAFVRCLGCTISGYKHD; from the coding sequence ATGAACCTGCTCCGCACAACCGCTGCTGTCCTGGCGCTGACCACTGGCCTGCTGGCGCTGCCGGCTCACGCGGAAGTGGTTCAGGAAAACACCAGCGGTGACCCGATGTACACAGTCAATGCTCCCACCGGTTACAGCATGGCCGGCGATATCATCATCGCCCGCCCGCTGCTGATCGGCGCCACCGTGATCGGTGCGGGCCTGTTCATCATCAGCCTGCCGTTCTCCGCGCTGGGCGGTAATGTCGGCGAGGCGGCCAATGCGCTGGTCGTCGAGCCGGGCAGAGAAGCCTTCGTGCGCTGCCTGGGCTGCACGATCAGTGGCTACAAGCACGACTGA
- a CDS encoding lysophospholipid acyltransferase family protein translates to MYGNYLPRNPFAEAIGHGVLRLMGWRIEGRLPPLDKFVIIGAHHTSNWDFVLFLTVKFVLRLNARWFGKHTIFRWPFAGLLQRWGGVPIHRHLKLNMVDQAVERFRENREFMLVISPEGTRKRVDRWKMGFYHIACGAGVPIVPAALDYANRRVVIGEPFYPTGDEHADLRQLLTFYRPYVPKKPDYAFNGD, encoded by the coding sequence ATGTACGGTAATTACCTGCCCCGCAATCCCTTTGCCGAGGCGATTGGCCACGGCGTGCTGCGTCTGATGGGCTGGCGCATCGAAGGGCGCCTGCCACCCCTCGACAAGTTCGTGATCATCGGCGCCCACCACACTTCCAACTGGGACTTCGTGTTGTTCCTCACAGTGAAGTTCGTGCTGCGCCTGAATGCCCGCTGGTTCGGCAAGCACACCATCTTCCGCTGGCCCTTCGCCGGGCTGCTGCAACGCTGGGGAGGCGTGCCGATCCATCGGCATCTCAAGCTGAACATGGTGGATCAAGCGGTGGAGCGCTTCCGCGAGAATCGCGAGTTCATGCTGGTGATCTCGCCGGAAGGCACCCGCAAACGCGTGGATCGCTGGAAAATGGGCTTCTACCACATCGCTTGCGGCGCCGGAGTGCCTATAGTCCCGGCTGCCCTGGACTACGCCAATCGCCGGGTGGTGATCGGCGAGCCGTTCTACCCCACGGGTGACGAGCACGCCGATCTGCGCCAGTTGCTGACCTTCTACCGCCCTTACGTGCCGAAAAAACCCGACTACGCTTTCAATGGCGATTGA
- the mutM gene encoding bifunctional DNA-formamidopyrimidine glycosylase/DNA-(apurinic or apyrimidinic site) lyase, which yields MPELPEVETTRRGIAPFLEGQRVSRVIVRERRLRWPIPEDLDVRLSGQRILHVERRAKYLLLQAEVGTLISHLGMSGSLRLVEAGLVAAKHEHVDIELESGMALRYTDPRRFGALLWSDDPLNHELLRHLGPEPLTGLFDGERLFQLSRGRSMAVKPFIMDNAVVVGVGNIYASEALFAAGIDPRREAGSISRARYLKLAEEIKRILAQAIECGGTTLRDFVGGDGKPGYFQQELFVYGRAGEFCKQCGSTLREIRLGQRASVYCPRCQR from the coding sequence ATGCCTGAACTACCCGAAGTCGAAACGACCCGCCGCGGCATCGCGCCCTTCCTCGAAGGCCAGCGCGTCAGCCGGGTGATCGTGCGTGAGCGCCGCCTGCGCTGGCCGATTCCCGAAGACCTGGATGTGCGCCTGTCCGGCCAGCGCATCCTGCATGTGGAGCGCCGCGCCAAGTACCTGTTGCTGCAGGCCGAAGTCGGCACCCTGATCAGCCACCTCGGCATGTCCGGCAGCCTGCGCCTGGTGGAGGCTGGGTTGGTCGCGGCCAAGCACGAGCATGTGGATATCGAGTTGGAGTCGGGCATGGCCCTGCGCTACACCGACCCACGCCGCTTCGGCGCGCTGCTTTGGAGCGATGACCCACTGAACCACGAGCTGTTGCGCCACCTGGGGCCGGAGCCGCTGACTGGCCTGTTCGACGGCGAGCGCCTGTTCCAGCTGTCCCGTGGCCGCAGCATGGCGGTGAAACCCTTCATCATGGACAACGCCGTGGTGGTCGGGGTCGGCAACATCTACGCCAGCGAGGCGCTGTTCGCCGCCGGAATCGACCCGCGCCGCGAAGCGGGCTCCATCTCGCGGGCCCGCTACCTGAAGCTGGCCGAGGAAATCAAACGCATCCTTGCGCAGGCCATCGAGTGTGGTGGCACTACCCTGCGCGACTTTGTCGGCGGCGACGGCAAACCGGGCTACTTCCAGCAGGAGTTGTTCGTCTACGGCCGTGCTGGCGAGTTCTGCAAGCAGTGCGGCTCGACCTTGCGGGAAATCCGCCTGGGCCAGCGCGCCAGCGTCTATTGTCCGCGCTGCCAACGCTAA
- a CDS encoding HDOD domain-containing protein translates to MPPQPQIMVDLQMEQVMPTPDLKSIARLISQDPGLSGALLKIVNSPFFGLTNRIASIQQAVNLLGCNTVINLINAQSIKGEMTDETIVTLNRFWDTAQDVAMTSLTLAKRIGYQSADEAYALGLFHNCGIPLMLKRFPDYMMVLEEAYASAGPERRVVDTENRLLNTNHAVVGYFTARSWRLPEHLCEAIANHHNALSIFTDDSGRDAQLKTLLAILKMAEHICASHLVLGNQAEDYEWMSIRSQVLDYVGLSEYDFENLKESIRELGVS, encoded by the coding sequence GTGCCGCCGCAGCCGCAGATCATGGTCGACCTGCAAATGGAGCAGGTCATGCCGACCCCGGACCTGAAATCCATCGCCCGCCTGATCAGCCAGGACCCGGGCCTGTCCGGTGCGTTGCTGAAGATCGTCAATTCACCCTTTTTCGGCCTGACCAACCGCATTGCCTCGATCCAGCAGGCGGTGAACCTGCTGGGCTGCAACACGGTGATCAACCTGATCAACGCGCAGTCGATCAAGGGCGAGATGACTGATGAGACCATCGTTACGCTGAACCGCTTCTGGGACACCGCCCAGGACGTGGCCATGACCAGCCTGACCCTGGCCAAGCGCATCGGCTACCAGTCCGCCGACGAAGCCTACGCGCTCGGCCTGTTCCACAATTGCGGCATCCCGCTGATGCTCAAGCGCTTCCCGGACTACATGATGGTGCTGGAGGAGGCCTACGCCAGCGCAGGCCCCGAGCGCCGCGTGGTGGACACCGAGAACCGCCTGCTGAACACCAACCACGCCGTGGTCGGTTATTTCACTGCGCGCTCATGGCGCCTGCCGGAACACCTCTGCGAAGCCATCGCCAACCATCACAACGCCCTGTCGATCTTCACCGACGACTCCGGGCGCGATGCCCAGCTCAAGACCCTGCTGGCCATCCTGAAGATGGCGGAGCACATCTGCGCCTCGCATCTGGTGCTGGGTAACCAGGCGGAGGATTACGAGTGGATGAGCATCCGCTCCCAGGTGCTGGACTATGTCGGGTTGTCGGAGTACGACTTCGAGAACCTCAAGGAAAGCATCCGCGAGCTTGGCGTTAGCTGA
- a CDS encoding class I SAM-dependent rRNA methyltransferase — MSLPSLRLKANADRRLRAGHLWVYSNEVDVVTTPLNLFQPGDQAILEAAGGKPLGVVAISPNNLICARLVSRDTKHTLDKSLLVHRINVALSLRERLFDKPFYRLVYGDSDLLPGLVVDRFGDHLVVQLASAAMERNKAAVLDALVQVLKPRGVLWKNDSSAREAEGLERYVDTAFGVVPEWVALEENGVKFEAPVMEGQKTGWFYDHRMNRARLAPYVKGKRVLDLFSYIGGWGVQAAAFGASEVFCVDASGFALDGVERNATLNGVAEQVTCVEGDVFEALKELKAAEERFDVVVADPPAFIKRKKDLKNGEAAYRRLNEQAMRLLNKDGILVSASCSMHLPEDDLQNILLNSARHLDRNIQLLERGGQGPDHPVHPAIVETRYIKSLTVRLLPNS, encoded by the coding sequence ATGTCCCTGCCCAGCCTGCGCCTCAAAGCCAATGCCGATCGACGCCTGCGCGCCGGCCACCTGTGGGTCTACAGCAACGAAGTGGACGTGGTCACCACCCCGCTGAACCTCTTTCAGCCGGGTGACCAGGCCATCCTCGAAGCCGCTGGCGGCAAACCCCTGGGCGTGGTCGCCATCTCTCCGAACAACCTGATCTGCGCTCGCCTGGTATCCCGCGACACCAAGCACACCCTGGACAAGTCCCTGCTGGTGCACCGCATCAACGTCGCCCTGAGCCTGCGCGAGCGTCTTTTCGACAAGCCCTTCTACCGCCTGGTCTACGGCGACTCCGACCTGCTGCCGGGCCTGGTGGTGGACCGCTTCGGCGATCACCTGGTGGTGCAGCTCGCCTCCGCCGCCATGGAGCGCAACAAGGCCGCCGTGCTCGACGCCCTGGTGCAAGTCCTCAAGCCGCGCGGTGTGCTCTGGAAGAACGACTCCAGCGCGCGTGAAGCCGAAGGCCTGGAGCGTTACGTGGACACCGCCTTCGGCGTGGTGCCCGAGTGGGTCGCCCTGGAAGAGAATGGCGTGAAGTTCGAGGCCCCGGTGATGGAAGGCCAGAAGACCGGCTGGTTCTATGACCACCGCATGAACCGTGCACGCCTGGCGCCCTACGTCAAAGGCAAGCGCGTACTCGACCTGTTCAGCTACATCGGCGGCTGGGGCGTGCAGGCTGCAGCCTTCGGCGCCAGCGAAGTGTTCTGCGTCGACGCCTCCGGTTTCGCCCTCGACGGTGTAGAGCGCAACGCCACCCTCAATGGCGTGGCTGAGCAGGTTACCTGCGTGGAAGGTGACGTGTTCGAAGCCCTCAAGGAACTGAAAGCCGCCGAAGAGCGCTTCGACGTGGTCGTCGCCGACCCGCCGGCCTTCATCAAGCGCAAGAAGGACCTGAAGAACGGCGAGGCCGCCTATCGCCGCCTCAACGAGCAAGCCATGCGCCTGCTGAACAAGGACGGCATCCTGGTCAGCGCCTCCTGCTCCATGCACCTGCCGGAAGACGACCTGCAGAACATCCTGCTCAACAGCGCCCGTCACCTGGACCGCAATATCCAGCTGCTGGAGCGCGGAGGCCAGGGCCCGGACCACCCGGTGCACCCGGCCATCGTCGAGACCCGCTACATCAAGAGCCTGACCGTTCGCCTGCTGCCCAACAGCTAA
- the ilvD gene encoding dihydroxy-acid dehydratase has protein sequence MPDYRSKTSTHGRNMAGARALWRATGMKDEDFKKPIIAIANSFTQFVPGHVHLKDLGQLVAREIEKHGGVAKEFNTIAVDDGIAMGHDGMLYSLPSREIIADSVEYMVNAHCADAIVCISNCDKITPGMLMAALRLNIPVVFVSGGPMEAGKTKLANHGLDLVDAMVVAADDSCSDEKVAEYERSACPTCGSCSGMFTANSMNCLTEALGLSLPGNGSTLATHADREQLFLRAGRLAVELCQRYYGEGDDSVLPRNIANFKAFENAMTLDIAMGGSTNTILHLLAAAQEGEVAFDLRDIDRLSRKVPQLCKVAPNIQKYHMEDVHRAGGIFSILGELARGGLLHTDVATVHSPSMADAIAQWDITQTKDEAVHTFFKAGPAGIPTQVAFSQSTRWDTLDDDRAEGCIRSVEHAYSQEGGLAVLYGNIALDGCVVKTAGVDESIHVFEGTAKIFESQDSAVKGILADEVKAGDIVIIRYEGPKGGPGMQEMLYPTSYLKSKGLGKQCALLTDGRFSGGTSGLSIGHASPEAAAGGAIGLVQDGDKVLIDIPNRSINLLVSDEELAARRVEQDKKGWRPVAPRARKVTTALKAYALLATSADKGAVRDKSMLDG, from the coding sequence ATGCCCGATTACCGCTCGAAAACCTCCACCCACGGCCGCAACATGGCTGGCGCTCGTGCCCTGTGGCGCGCCACCGGGATGAAGGACGAGGACTTCAAGAAGCCGATCATTGCCATCGCCAACTCCTTCACCCAGTTCGTGCCCGGCCATGTGCACCTGAAAGACCTGGGCCAGCTGGTCGCCCGCGAGATCGAGAAGCACGGCGGTGTGGCGAAGGAATTCAACACCATCGCCGTAGACGACGGCATCGCCATGGGCCACGACGGCATGCTCTATTCCCTGCCGAGCCGCGAGATCATCGCCGACTCCGTGGAATACATGGTCAACGCTCACTGCGCCGACGCCATCGTCTGCATTTCCAACTGCGACAAGATCACTCCCGGCATGCTGATGGCCGCCCTGCGCCTGAACATCCCGGTGGTCTTCGTCTCAGGTGGCCCAATGGAAGCCGGCAAGACCAAGCTGGCCAACCACGGCCTGGACCTGGTAGACGCCATGGTCGTGGCGGCCGACGATTCCTGCTCCGACGAAAAGGTCGCCGAGTACGAGCGCAGCGCCTGCCCGACCTGCGGTTCCTGCTCCGGCATGTTCACCGCCAACTCCATGAACTGCCTGACCGAAGCCCTCGGCCTGTCGCTGCCGGGCAACGGCTCCACCCTGGCCACCCACGCAGACCGCGAGCAGCTGTTCCTGCGCGCCGGCCGCCTGGCCGTCGAGCTGTGCCAGCGCTACTACGGCGAGGGCGACGACAGTGTGCTGCCGCGCAACATCGCCAACTTCAAGGCATTCGAGAACGCCATGACCCTGGACATCGCCATGGGCGGCTCCACCAACACCATCCTGCACCTGCTGGCCGCAGCCCAGGAGGGCGAGGTGGCGTTCGACCTGCGCGACATCGATCGCCTGTCCCGCAAGGTCCCGCAGCTGTGCAAGGTGGCGCCGAACATCCAGAAGTACCACATGGAAGACGTGCACCGTGCCGGCGGCATCTTCTCGATTCTCGGTGAACTGGCCCGTGGCGGCCTGCTGCACACCGACGTCGCCACCGTGCACAGCCCGAGCATGGCCGACGCCATCGCCCAGTGGGACATCACCCAAACCAAGGATGAAGCCGTCCACACCTTCTTCAAGGCGGGCCCGGCCGGCATCCCCACCCAGGTTGCCTTCAGCCAGTCCACGCGCTGGGACACCCTGGACGACGACCGCGCCGAAGGCTGCATCCGCAGTGTCGAGCACGCCTACTCCCAGGAAGGCGGCCTGGCTGTCCTTTACGGCAACATCGCCCTCGACGGCTGCGTGGTGAAAACCGCTGGCGTGGATGAGTCCATCCATGTCTTCGAAGGCACCGCGAAGATCTTCGAAAGCCAGGACAGCGCCGTGAAAGGCATCCTCGCTGACGAAGTGAAGGCCGGCGACATTGTGATCATCCGCTACGAAGGCCCGAAAGGTGGCCCGGGCATGCAGGAAATGCTGTACCCGACCAGCTACCTGAAGTCCAAGGGCCTGGGCAAGCAATGCGCCCTGCTCACCGACGGCCGCTTCTCCGGTGGCACCTCAGGCCTGTCCATCGGCCACGCCTCGCCGGAAGCCGCCGCTGGTGGCGCCATCGGCCTGGTGCAGGACGGCGACAAGGTCCTTATCGACATCCCCAACCGCAGCATCAACCTGCTGGTTTCGGATGAAGAACTGGCCGCCCGCCGAGTGGAACAGGACAAGAAAGGCTGGAGGCCGGTCGCCCCGCGTGCGCGCAAAGTGACCACCGCGCTGAAAGCCTACGCCCTGCTCGCCACCAGCGCCGACAAGGGCGCGGTACGCGACAAGTCGATGCTCGACGGCTGA
- a CDS encoding nucleobase:cation symporter-2 family protein, with product MTSLEKPPVPETRNELLYGLEDKPRPVAALLAALQHLLAIIVPIVTPGLLICQALGVSARDTNLIVSMSLVVSGIATYVQCKRFGPFGAGLLIVQGTSFNFVGPLIAGGALMVKQGTPVEAVMAAIFGVVMAGAFVEMGISRVLPFVKRLINPLVTGIVVLMIGLTLIKVGLISMGGGFGAMANGTFANGENLLLSGTVLGVILLLNRIPLVWMRSCAIVIALLAGYALAAWLGRLDFSGLHDAPLLQVPVPLHFGLGFSWSLFVPMLVIYLVTSLEAIGDVTATSKVSRQPVEGPLWMQRIKGGVLVNGANSLLAGLFNTFPSSVFAQNNGVIQLTGIASRHIGIWIALMLVLLGLFPAVAGVLQAIPEPVLGGAAMVMFGAVAASGINILAGTTLDRRALLIIAVSLALGLGVSQVPEFLAHMPAALRNILESGVATGGLCALLLNWFLPETTRT from the coding sequence ATGACTTCACTGGAAAAGCCCCCCGTCCCCGAGACTCGCAACGAGCTGCTCTACGGCCTGGAAGACAAGCCACGCCCCGTCGCCGCCCTGCTCGCCGCGCTGCAGCACCTGCTGGCCATCATCGTCCCCATCGTCACCCCTGGCCTGCTGATCTGCCAGGCGCTGGGCGTGTCGGCGCGGGATACCAACCTGATCGTCTCCATGTCCCTGGTGGTGTCTGGTATCGCCACCTACGTTCAATGCAAGCGCTTCGGGCCGTTCGGCGCCGGGCTGTTGATCGTCCAGGGCACCAGCTTCAACTTTGTCGGCCCGCTGATCGCCGGTGGTGCACTCATGGTCAAGCAAGGCACTCCGGTTGAGGCAGTGATGGCCGCTATCTTCGGCGTGGTAATGGCCGGTGCCTTCGTCGAAATGGGCATTTCCCGCGTGCTGCCCTTCGTCAAACGACTGATCAATCCGCTGGTGACCGGTATCGTCGTGCTGATGATCGGCCTGACCCTGATCAAGGTGGGCCTGATCAGCATGGGTGGCGGCTTCGGCGCGATGGCCAACGGCACCTTCGCCAACGGCGAGAACCTGCTGCTGTCCGGTACCGTGCTCGGCGTGATCCTGCTGCTCAACCGCATCCCGCTGGTGTGGATGCGCAGCTGCGCCATCGTCATCGCACTGCTGGCGGGCTACGCCCTGGCCGCCTGGCTCGGCCGCCTCGATTTCAGCGGCCTGCACGACGCGCCGCTGCTGCAGGTGCCGGTACCGTTGCACTTTGGCCTGGGGTTCTCCTGGTCACTGTTCGTACCGATGCTCGTGATCTACCTGGTCACTTCGCTTGAAGCCATCGGTGACGTCACCGCCACCAGCAAGGTTTCGCGCCAGCCGGTGGAAGGCCCGTTATGGATGCAAAGGATCAAGGGCGGCGTGCTGGTCAACGGCGCCAACTCCCTGCTTGCCGGCCTGTTCAATACCTTCCCTAGCTCAGTCTTCGCCCAGAACAACGGCGTGATCCAGCTCACCGGCATCGCCAGCCGCCATATCGGCATCTGGATTGCTCTTATGCTGGTGTTGCTGGGCCTGTTCCCGGCCGTGGCTGGCGTGCTGCAAGCCATTCCCGAACCCGTGCTGGGGGGCGCCGCCATGGTGATGTTCGGTGCAGTAGCCGCTTCCGGCATCAATATCCTCGCTGGCACCACCCTGGATCGCCGCGCGCTGCTGATCATCGCCGTATCGCTCGCCCTGGGTCTCGGCGTGTCGCAGGTGCCGGAATTCCTCGCCCATATGCCGGCGGCACTGCGCAACATCCTCGAATCCGGTGTGGCCACCGGCGGTCTCTGCGCCCTGCTGCTGAACTGGTTCCTGCCAGAAACCACGCGCACGTAA
- a CDS encoding metallophosphoesterase family protein: MKPLRIGLISDTHGLLRPQALAALEGCDHILHAGDIGKAEILDTLSGLAPLTAVRGNNDEGPWAQAIRKVEAVQLGGIGIYLVHDQADIPDDLAQRGFRVVVTGHSHKPLINEHSGLLHVNPGSAGPRRFKLPVSVGFLLIDDDARAVLRELVL, translated from the coding sequence ATGAAGCCCCTCCGTATCGGCCTGATCTCCGACACCCACGGCCTGCTACGTCCGCAGGCGCTTGCGGCGCTGGAGGGCTGCGACCACATTCTCCACGCTGGCGACATCGGAAAAGCCGAAATACTCGACACCCTTTCCGGGCTGGCGCCGCTGACTGCCGTGCGAGGCAACAACGACGAGGGGCCCTGGGCGCAGGCCATTCGCAAGGTGGAAGCGGTTCAACTGGGCGGGATCGGCATCTATTTGGTGCATGACCAGGCGGATATTCCTGACGACCTTGCCCAGCGCGGCTTCAGGGTCGTGGTCACTGGCCATTCGCACAAACCCCTGATCAACGAGCATTCAGGATTACTGCACGTGAACCCAGGCAGTGCAGGCCCGCGCCGTTTCAAGCTGCCAGTGTCGGTGGGGTTTCTCTTGATTGACGATGACGCTCGGGCGGTGCTTCGCGAGCTGGTCCTATAA
- a CDS encoding dihydrofolate reductase: protein MKKTLPLCLIAALAQNRVIGRDNQLPWHLPADLKHFKAMTLGKPIIMGRKTWDSLGRPLPGRLNLVVSRQSSLVLEGAEVFPSLEAAIERADAWARAEEAEELMLIGGAELYAQGLVQADRLYLTRVELAPEGDAFFPEVSQQDWRLASSIEHEATTDTPAYAFEVWEKR, encoded by the coding sequence ATGAAAAAGACCCTGCCCCTATGCCTGATTGCCGCCCTCGCGCAGAACCGCGTGATCGGTCGCGACAACCAACTGCCCTGGCACCTGCCGGCGGACCTCAAGCACTTCAAGGCCATGACCCTCGGCAAGCCGATCATCATGGGCCGCAAGACCTGGGACTCCCTTGGTCGCCCGCTGCCGGGCCGGCTCAATCTGGTGGTCAGCCGCCAGAGCTCTCTGGTGCTGGAAGGCGCGGAAGTCTTTCCGAGCCTGGAAGCTGCGATCGAACGCGCTGATGCCTGGGCGCGTGCGGAAGAGGCCGAGGAACTGATGCTGATCGGCGGCGCAGAACTCTATGCCCAGGGCCTGGTCCAGGCCGACCGCCTCTACCTGACTCGCGTTGAGCTGGCTCCGGAGGGCGATGCATTCTTCCCTGAAGTGTCGCAGCAGGACTGGCGCTTGGCCTCCAGCATCGAGCACGAGGCGACGACGGACACGCCGGCCTACGCCTTCGAGGTGTGGGAAAAGCGCTGA